A single region of the Lycium barbarum isolate Lr01 chromosome 2, ASM1917538v2, whole genome shotgun sequence genome encodes:
- the LOC132626722 gene encoding probable enoyl-CoA hydratase 1, peroxisomal has translation MEKSSPEKLILLTREPNSVAWITINRPKSLNSLTKSMMVDLARIFKSLDTDDSVRVIILTGSGRSFCSGVDLTAAEDVFKGDVKDVETDPVAQMERCRKPIIGAIAGFAVTAGFEICLACDLLVASKDAKFLDTHARFGIFPSWGLSQKLSRLIGPNRAREVSLTATPINAEQAERWGLVNYVVDRSELSNKARQIAEAIIKNNQDLVLRYKAVINDGFKQDLTRALALEKERAHEYYDGMSKDHFKKMQEYIAGRSSSKPSSKL, from the exons ATGGAGAAATCATCACCGGAAAAACTTATACTGCTTACCCGGGAACCCAACAGCGTTGCATGGATCACAATAAACCGACCCAAATCCCTTAATTCACTCACAAAGTCAATGATGGTTGATCTTGCTCGAATATTCAAGTCCTTAGACACAGATGATTCTGTTCGGGTCATTATACTTACCGGGTCGGGTCGATCATTCTGTTCGGGCGTTGACTTGACTGCTGCTGAGGATGTGTTTAAAGGTGATGTGAAGGATGTGGAGACTGATCCTGTGGCTCAAATGGAGAGGTGTAGGAAGCCTATTATTGGAGCTATTGCTGGATTTGCTGTTACTGCTGGCTTTGAGATTTGTTTAGCTTGTGATTTGTTGGTTGCTTCTAAGGATGCTAAATTCTTGGACACTCACGCAAG GTTTGGGATATTTCCTTCTTGGGGGCTATCTCAGAAACTATCTCGTCTTATTGGACCCAACCGAGCTCGTGAAGTGTCCTTAACTGCAACGCCTATCAATGCAGAACAAGCTGAGAGATGGGGTTTGGTAAATTATGTTGTAGACAGAAGTGAACTTTCGAACAAAGCTAGGCAAATTGCAGAAGCCATCATCAAGAACAACCAGGACCTGGTTTTGAGGTACAAGGCAGTTATCAATGATGGGTTCAAACAAGACTTGACCCGAGCCCTTGCTCTTGAGAAG GAGAGGGCTCACGAGTATTACGATGGAATGAGCAAGGATCACTTTAAGAAAATGCAAGAGTATATTGCGGGTCGGAGTTCAAGCAAACCTTCCTCAAAATTATAG